One window of Medicago truncatula cultivar Jemalong A17 chromosome 2, MtrunA17r5.0-ANR, whole genome shotgun sequence genomic DNA carries:
- the LOC11443217 gene encoding pathogenesis-related homeodomain protein: MRDTERLNNQGSTKPSNTKEHIKLKVDSPQFKTSSTKHQRKKHRLKSKSHKLGGCTNASVRTATDSSNKASTKDSSNKTDRNSTQVQPSKKIQGGKTSLNNDRKGEKDVVDQEGNIQKRKRRRKKKRQRHNVDLDDTVRLQRRTRNILIRMKQEQNLIDAYAGEGWKGQSREKIRPEMELQRAKKQILKCKLSIRDAIHQLDSLSSVGSIEGSVIATDGSVSHEHIFCANCKINEVSPDNDIILCDGTCNRAFHQRCLDPPLETEDIPPEDQGWFCKYCDCKIEILEATNAHLGTRFPLDSTWQDVFKEEAAIPDGDAALLNQEEEWPSDDPEDDDYNPERKEESHGGFNTEGNDKNASDDSSSSSSMWSLNGECSLLDEGINLEYYSNDHIDSDESGEIACGRRQRRAVDYKKLYDEMFGKDAPPCEQVSEDEDWGPRKRRRREKESEAVNTLMTLHESENKYPNNKNNDRIRGNSSGIKRPCFRFSHEAVEKLRQVFAENELPPKSVKDALSKELGLDAAKVNKWFKNARYMALKIRKLQEGGQQLQSITSKTSKDSTSQHVQEDEVLNPKSAKITVISSLKKCENVTGKEKTKASSNPLKKKRPEIPPCLGENGNKDSMEVSDDVSLMKLLQDRKKKVSFAFEGDSEAAELEFERLSKVKTKIDRLKQRLTGVQNCRSKGSDEVHLNEPSIMYVPIAELREKVK, from the exons ATGCGGGATACTGAGAGGTTAAATAACCAAGGATCTACAAAACCGAGTAACACAAAGGAACATATCAAGTTGAAGGTAGATTCCCCACAGTTCAAAACAAGTAGCACAAAACACCAAAGGAAGAAACACAGACTGAAATCAAAATCTCATAAACTCGGAGGTTGCACAAATGCGTCAGTGAGGACAGCTACTGATTCTTCCAACAAGGCGTCAACCAAGGATTCTTCAAATAAAACGGATAGGAATTCAACACAGGTTCAGCCTTCAAAAAAGATACAAGGAGGAAAAACTTCTCTTAATAATGATAGGAAAGGTGAGAAAGATGTTGTTGATCAAGAGGGAAATATTCAAAAACGTAAgagaaggagaaagaagaaaagacaAAGACATAATGTAGATCTTGATGATACTGTACGCCTCCAGAGAAGAACAAGGAATATCTTAATCAGAATGAAGCAAGAACAGAATCTTATCGATGCTTACGCTGGAGAAGGTTGGAAAGGTCAGAG TCGAGAGAAGATTAGGCCAGAAATGGAGCTACAAAGAGCAAAAAAGCAGATTTTAAAATGCAAGCTTAGTATCCGTGATGCCATTCACCAACTGGATTctcttagttcagttggtagtaTTGAAGGTTCTGTCATTGCTACAGATGGATCTGTTTCTCATGAACAT ATATTCTGTGCAAATTGCAAGATAAACGAAGTTTCTCCAGATAATGATATTATACTCTGTGATGGCACATGCAATCGTGCGTTTCACCAGAGATGTCTTGATCCTCCTTTggagactgaagaca TTCCTCCTGAAGACCAAGGCTGGTTTTGCAAGTATTGTGACTGTAAGATAGAAATATTGGAGGCAACAAACGCGCATCTTGGGACTCGTTTCCCCTTAGACAGTACTTGGCAg GATGTATTCAAGGAAGAAGCTGCTATTCCTGACGGCGATGCTGCATTACTAAATCAAGAAGAAGAATGGCCGTCAGATGATCCTGAAGACGATGACTATAATCCAGAGAGGAAAGAAGAAAGCCACGGTGGCTTCAACACAGAAGGAAATGATAAAAACGCATCTGATGATTCAAGCAGTTCTTCCAGCATGTGGTCTCTAAATGGAGAATGCTCTCTGTTAGATGAAGGCATCAACCTTGAATATTATTCTAACGACCACATAGATTCTGATGAATCCGGGGAAATAGCATGCGGTCGTAGGCAGCGTAGAGCTGTTGACTACAAGAAACTTTATGAT GAAATGTTTGGAAAGGATGCTCCACCTTGTGAACAAGTGagtgaagatgaagattggGGTCCTCGAAAAAGACGGCGAAGAGAAAAGGAGTCTGAGGCTGTTAATACTCTTATGACTCTACATGAGAGTGAAAATAAATATCCGAATAATAAGAACAATGATAGAATAAGAGGGAATTCTTCAGGCATAAAAAGACCTTGTTTTAGGTTTTCACATGAGGCAGTTGAG AAGCTTCGCCAAGTTTTTGCAGAGAACGAGCTTCCTCCAAAATCCGTGAAGGATGCCCTTTCAAAAGAATTGGGACTTGATGCTGCAAAG GTTAACAAATGGTTCAAAAATGCACGTTACATGGCACTTAAAATAAGAAAG CTTCAAGAAGGAGGACAACAGCTTCAGAGTATCACTTCTAAGACCTCAAAGGATTCTACATCACAACATGTGCAGGAAGATGAGGTTTTGAACCCGAAGTCCGCGAAAATTACTGTGATTAGTTCCCTGAAGAAGTGTGAAAATGTTACTggcaaagaaaaaacaaaagcatCTAGCAATCCTTTGAAGAAAAAGCGACCAGAAATACCTCCATGCTTGGGAGAAAATGGCAACAAG GATTCCATGGAGGTCAGTGATGATGTTAGCTTAATGAAACTATTACAAGACAGGAAAAAGAAGGTAAGTTTTGCATTTGAAGGAGACTCTGAGGCAGCAGAGTTGGAATTTGAAAGACTCAGCAAAGTGAAGACGAAAATAGATAGATTGAAGCAAAGATTAACTGGAGTTCAAAATTGCAGATCAAAGGGTTCAGATGAAGTTCATTTGAATGAGCCATCTATTATGTATGTTCCTATAGCTGAGTTAAGGGAAAAGGTGAAATAG
- the LOC11443215 gene encoding putative clathrin assembly protein At5g57200 gives MGTFTSFRKAYGALKDSTKVGLAKVNSEYKELDIAIVKATNHVEYPPKERHVRKVFYATSAHQPRADVAYCIHKLSKRLAKTRSWIVALKTLIVIHRTLREGDPTFREELLNYSRKGHILQISNFKDDSSPLAWDCSAWVRTYALFLEERLECFRVLKYDIESERLVKSSATEPKPHSRTRSLANDDLLEQLPALQQLLFRLIGCQPEGCAYNNYLVQYALALVLKESFKIYCALNDGIINLVDMFFETSRHEAVKALNIYKRAGQQAENLAEFYDYCKGLDLARNFQFPTLRQPPPSFLATMEEYIKEAPQSGSVNNRLEYEQNEESAEEESEPKEPEEPQEEEKQDEEVTEEEQVPEEETQPEEEEKEVELPPLISTDGTDDLLGLNEINPKAVELEESNALALAIVPPGGNNNSNNLALSNIGGTTGWELALVTTPSNHTSQAPDRAMAGGFDKLLLDSLYEDEHARRQLQLQNAGYGHEEMTVQNPFDHYNQHDPFAMSQNIAPPTNVQMALLAQQQQMTFQQQQQQQMMFPQQHQQHHNMAMVPHQQQPHAQYPQQMMGAHNPFGDPLPVASYPHNSMPQQGNYNLM, from the exons ATGGGAACATTTACAAGCTTTAGAAAAGCCTATGGTGCTCTCAAGGATTCCACCAAGGTTGGCCTTGCCAAAGTCAATAGTGAATACAAG gagTTGGATATTGCCATTGTGAAAGCTACCAATCATGTTGAATATCCTCCAAAGGAACGTCATGTTAGAA AAGTATTCTATGCGACATCAGCACACCAACCACGCGCGGACGTGGCATACTGCATTCATAAACTTTCCAAAAGACTTGCAAAGACGCGAAGTTGGATA GTTGCTTTAAAGACATTGATAGTGATTCATAGAACTTTGAGAGAGGGTGATCCTACATTCAGAGAAGAGCTTTTGAACTACTCGCGAAAAGGACATATTCTCCAAATATCCAATTTTAAAGATGACTCAAGCCCTCTAG CTTGGGATTGTTCTGCATGGGTTCGAACCTACGCACTATTTTTAGAAGAAAGGCTTGAATGTTTTAGAGTCCTCAAATATGACATTGAGTCGGAGCGTTTAGTAAAATCGTCGGCAACTGAACCTAAA CCCCATAGCAGAACTCGATCCTTGGCTAATGATGATCTATTGGAGCAGCTACCGGCATTGCAACAACTCTTATTTCGTCTTATTGGTTGTCAG CCTGAAGGATGTGCTTATAACAATTACCTAGTACAATATGCATTGGCATTG GTATTGAAAGAGAGCTTCAAAATATACTGTGCACTCAATGATGGAATCATCAATCTTGTGGACATG TTCTTTGAAACTTCAAGACATGAAGCAGTGAAGgccttaaatatatataaaagagcTGGCCAACAG GCTGAAAATCTTGCCGAATTTTATGATTACTGCAAAGGCTTGGACCTTGCTAGGAATTTCCAGTTTCCAACGCTTAGACAG CCGCCTCCGTCTTTTCTTGCTACGATGGAAGAATATATTAAAGAAGCTCCCCAATCAGGCTCAGTTAACAATAGATTG GAGTATGAGCAAAATGAAGAATCGGCTGAAGAAGAATCAGAACCAAAAGAACCAGAAGAGCCTCAAGAAGAGGAGAAACAAGACGAGGAAGTCACCGAGGAAGAGCAAGTACCTGAGGAAGAAACCCAACCAGAGGAAGAGGAAAAGGAAGTTGAGCTTCCTCCACTGATATCAACTGATGGTACCGATGATTTACTG GGTTTGAATGAAATAAATCCCAAAGCTGTAGAGTTGGAAGAAAGCAATGCATTGGCTCTAGCAATCGTACCGCCGGGTG gaaataataattcaaacaaTCTTGCTTTAAGTAACATTGGTGGGACTACTGGTTGGGAACTTGCTTTGGTTACAACACCAAGTAACCACACGAGTCAAGCGCCAGATCGCGCAATG GCTGGTGGTTTTGACAAACTATTACTAGATAGCTTATACGAAGACGAACATGCAAGGAGACAACTTCAACTTCAAAATGCAGGTTATGGACATGAAGAAATGACAGTACAAAATCCATTTGATCATTACAATCAACATGATCCATTTGCAATGTCACAAAACATAGCACCTCCAACCAATGTTCAAATGGCATTATTggctcaacaacaacaaatgacattccaacaacagcagcaacaacaaatgATGTttccacaacaacatcaacaacatcataacatggCAATGGTACCTCACCAACAACAACCTCATGCTCAATATCCTCAACAGATGATGGGTGCTCATAATCCATTTGGTGATCCTTTACCTGTTGCTAGTTACCCTCATAATTCTATGCCGCAGCAAGGAAATTACAATTTAATGTAG
- the LOC11441151 gene encoding RNA-binding KH domain-containing protein PEPPER produces the protein MATTEQPQNGTATLPPENPSADAQQLTIDTEATTNESTQEIETVTETGTDTAATAVTPPEQRWPGWPGDCVFRLIVPVGKVGGIIGRKGDLIKKLCDETKARVRVLDADLGIPDRIILISGKEELEAAISPAMDAVIRIFKRVSGLSETDSENKGPAGVTLCSIRLLVASTQAISLIGKQGTIIRSIQESSGASVRVLSGDEVQYFATAEERIVDLQGEALMVLKALEAVIGHLRKFLVDHSILPVYEKTYNASLPQQDRQAETWSDKPLLHTTSQTSMFSDIPFPTKRDSVFADRESHLDSLLSSSTMSLYGQDSSLSGVRSSSLSRVGAPIVTTVIQTMQIPLSYAEDIIGIQGTNIDYIRRTSGAILTVQESRVPDEIVVEIKGTTSQVQTAQQLIQEVISSHREPVTNSYGRLDAGRMDVGLRSLYSQSSYSQLGNTSRIPPSSLSSQPYTGYGASGLGDYSTFRL, from the exons ATGGCCACCACCGAACAACCCCAAAACGGCACCGCCACACTCCCACCGGAAAATCCCTCCGCCGACGCACAACAACTCACCATCGACACCGAAGCAACCACCAACGAATCCACTCAGGAAATCGAGACGGTAACCGAAACCGGAACAGACACCGCGGCCACCGCCGTTACTCCTCCGGAGCAGAGATGGCCGGGTTGGCCTGGAGACTGCGTGTTCCGTTTGATAGTTCCTGTTGGGAAAGTCGGTGGAATCATTGGTCGTAAAGGAGACCTCATCAAGAAGCTTTGTGATGAAACGAAAGCTCGTGTTCGTGTTCTTGATGCCGATCTTGGTATTCCTGATCGAATT ATACTTATATCAGGGAAGGAAGAACTTGAAGCAGCTATTTCCCCTGCAATGGATGCTGTTATAAGGATATTCAAACGCGTCTCTGGATTGTCTGAGACTGACAGTGAGAATAAAGGACCTGCTGGGGTTACACTTTGCTCCATCCGATTACTGGTGGCATCAACACAGGCTATCAGTTTGATCGGAAAGCAAGGAACAATAATCAGATCCATACAAGAGAGTTCTGGTGCTTCTGTTAGAGTACTGTCAGGAG ATGAAGTGCAATATTTTGCTACTGCGGAAGAGAGGATTGTAGACCTGCAGGGAGAAGCCTTGATGGTTCTTAAAGCTCTGGAAGCCGTGATTGGCCATCTGAGGAAGTTTTTGGTTGATCACAGCATTCTTCCCGTATATGAGAAAACT TACAATGCATCTCTCCCACAACAAGACCGTCAAGCAGAGACCTGGTCTGACAAGCCATTGCTGCATACCACTTCACAGACTAGCATGTTTTCTGATATTCCTTTTCCAACAAAAAGGGATTCTGTCTTTGCTGACCGTGAAAGTCATTTGGACTCATTGCTCTCATCCTCCACTATGTCTCTCTATGGGCAAGATTCTTCTCTTTCTGGTGTTCGTTCTTCATCTCTTAGTCGTGTTGGTGCTCCTATTGTTACTACA GTGATACAAACCATGCAAATACCGCTATCCTATGCGGAGGACATCATTGGCATTCAAGGGACTAATATAGATTATATTCGCCGCACTAGTGGAGCCATATTGACTGTGCAGGAGAGCAGGGTGCCTGATGAAATCGTTGTGGAAATAAAAGGAACCACATCCCAGGTTCAAACAGCACAGCAACTGATACAG GAAGTTATAAGCAGTCACAGAGAACCTGTCACCAACAGCTATGGAAGGTTGGATGCAGGAAGAATGGATGTGGGTCTAAGGTCTTTATATTCTCAGTCTTCATACTCTCAGTTGGGCAATACATCACGTATCCCGCCTTCTTCATTGTCATCACAACCATACACAGGTTATGGAGCATCTGGTTTAGGAGACTATAGTACTTTCAGGCTTTAG
- the LOC11443216 gene encoding uncharacterized protein, translated as MAMRRFYSEIKGKKVTELPEHVKPMLSFNYIKNSIKKGLDNYGEKYIETDSLTPLYHVLYGGMAFSYLVALPNERRHLAHKEHAESHH; from the coding sequence ATGGCGATGAGGAGATTCTACAGCGAGATCAAGGGGAAGAAAGTTACCGAACTCCCCGAACACGTGAAACCAATGCTTTCATTCAATTACATCAAGAATTCCATCAAGAAAGGTTTGGATAATTACGGTGAAAAGTACATCGAAACTGATTCTCTCACACCTCTCTACCATGTTCTTTATGGTGGTATGGCTTTCTCTTACCTTGTTGCTCTTCCCAATGAGCGTCGTCATCTCGCTCATAAAGAGCACGCTGAATCTCATCACTGA
- the LOC11443621 gene encoding protein CHLOROPLAST IMPORT APPARATUS 2: protein MSSSLSGGSNSLNFNVAIKKSSSSTLTSLNSSSNSPSSTLTISEPSNNITQSAIRTKRPRTNRKRPNQTYNEAAELLSKAYPNLFRNLKNLPPPCKFTKAVVTECCGDDFFEPLLLPFDFRGSDYDDVNDFLLERKSDSQTRFSSVCEKEKEEEVSGVVNSDDVVERDSGEEFDCKFILEDEIEEGIDSIIGSTVENYSGNSVGEGGFCYGGGERVNPWFGRFGGKIGVMKALRHVGDVNLLNIAMVDVLEISPGLKKKPAAVISMPAAEKKKQRKKENVEKRNSSLALPLRLKLNYADVRNLWSERGLPFRR from the coding sequence ATGAGTTCAAGTTTAAGCGGAGGATCCAATTCATTAAATTTCAATGTTGCTATCAAAAAATCCTCTTCCTCCACATTAACTTCCCTTAATTCCTCTTCTAATTCACCTTCATCAACATTAACAATCTCCGAACCTAGCAATAACATAACCCAAAGCGCTATCCGAACCAAAAGACCCCGAACCAATCGAAAGAGACCTAACCAAACCTACAACGAAGCCGCTGAGTTACTCTCCAAAGCGTATCCGAACCTGTTTCGTAACCTAAAAAATCTACCACCGCCGTGCAAATTCACCAAAGCTGTTGTAACGGAGTGTTGTGGCGATGATTTCTTTGAACCGTTGTTGTTGCCGTTTGATTTTAGAGgaagtgattatgatgatgtgaaTGATTTTTTGCTTGAAAGGAAAAGTGATTCTCAAACGCGGTTTTCCAGTGTTtgtgagaaagagaaagaggaagaggTTTCTGGAGTGGTGAATTCGGATGATGTGGTGGAACGTGATTCTGGAGAGGAATTTGATTGTAAATTCATTCTGGAAGATGAGATTGAGGAAGGGATTGATAGTATCATCGGGAGTACGGTTGAAAACTACTCCGGAAATAGCGTCGGAGAAGGAGGATTCTGTTACGGCGGCGGAGAAAGAGTGAATCCGTGGTTTGGGCGTTTTGGCGGGAAAATCGGTGTGATGAAGGCTCTACGCCACGTAGGCGATGTCAACTTGTTGAATATTGCGATGGTTGATGTTCTTGAAATCTCGCCGGGATTGAAGAAGAAGCCGGCGGCGGTGATTTCTATGCCGGCGGCGGAGAAAAAGAAgcaaaggaagaaagaaaacgTGGAGAAGAGAAATTCGAGTTTGGCTTTGCCTCTGCGGTTGAAACTGAACTACGCGGATGTTAGGAATTTGTGGTCGGAACGGGGTTTGCCGTTTCGCCGGTGA